In the genome of Ziziphus jujuba cultivar Dongzao chromosome 10, ASM3175591v1, the window agTATCTATATGGGACCAATAGGCAAAAAAGTTAATGCAAATATCACAATCAAATAAAGTTTGACCCTTGGAAGATTGGAAGAGGCAGTTCTCAGCTTGGTTTACAATTATGGCTCATATGCTTTGCCAGATTGTTGGTTCAACCATTCACAACAAACAATAAAATCCATTTCCTTGTTCACTAAGACAATTTCACAAACACATACCCAACAAACGCTGAATCCATAACTTTTTTTACCGTCTTTcgcgttattttatttttttttccgctCGTGACACATAACCCATTTAGATTTTTGGCAGGACCAAATTACTTCATCTGGTTTGTTCACCACCATAAAAAATGTTcaaattgatataaaataaGGTGCCACAGCCATAGAAAAGAAAAGCCTCGGTTGgccataataataaaacagtGAACTTTAaccataaatctaaaaaaaaaaatggaaaagagatAGAGAAATTAAAGAGGAATAACAGTCTCACATTATAAGCCGGAAGATTTGCCGGGATCGAAAGAAGCTTTGGCAGGCAAATGAAAACCCAGTTGAGGAAGACTTTCAGATATCTCCGTCGGCGAAATTAGATGTCAAACCCATGGAGATATATAATATAGACACGCATATGCTTATTCTTGTCAACTGCCAAGTGCACACTTTGGCGGGTCCCATATTGCCACGCAGTATCAAATGTGGGACCCACCGACATGCTGACCCAGCAAAAAAGTTTCAgtcttttgaatttctttttggtaGAAATCTATGAGAAAGAAAAGCTGCGAACGAAAATGGAATGGCCGCCTCATTCGATTCCTTGTTACTGAAATGCAGTTGTCTCTCTCACATCAAGCAGCTCCAAGCCCACCTCCTGATCACCGGCCAGTTCCAGTTTTGCCCCTCCCGCACCACCAAGCTTCTCGACCTCTGCGCCGTCTCTTCCGCCGGCGACCTTTCTTATGCGGCTTCCATCTTCCGGCGACTTCTAACTCCTTCCACCAATGACTGGAACGCCATGGTTCGTGGGCTTGCTCAGAGCCCCGAGCCCACCAAGGCCATCTCATGGTTCAAGTCCATGTGTGGTGGGCCGCAGAAGGTGGACGCCCTCTCTTGTTCCTTCGCTTTGAAAGCGTGTGCGCGCGCATTGGCGCGGACCGAGGCAAAGCAAATTCATTCTCGGATAACGCGGTCTGGGTTCGGACCCGACGTACTGTTGCAGACCACTCTGCTCGACGTGTACGCGAAAGTTGGCGATCTTGATTGTGCGGAgaaagtgtttgatgaaatgggTAGGAGAGATATCGCTGCTTGGAACGCCTTGATTGCTGGGTTGGCTCAGGGTAGTCGACCCACTGAGGCTATAGCTTTGTTCAAGAGGATGAAAGAGGAAGAGGGTCTGAGACCTAATGAAGTAACCGTTCTTGGTGCTCTTTCGGCATGTTCGCAGCTGGGTGCTTTGAAAGAAGGTGAAAAGATTCACAGTTACATAACGGATGAACACCTAGACATGAATACAATAGTTTGCAATGCGGTTATTGATATGTATGGAAAGTGTGGGTTTGTGGATAAAGCACATTCGGTTTTTGATAATATGAAATGTAGAAAGTGTCTTGTGACATGGAATACAATGATCGTGGTATTTGCTATGCATGGTGAAGCATCTAAAGCTCTTGAGCTTTTTGATCAAATGACCAAAGCTGGGGTGAACCCTGATGCGGTATCCTATCTTGGTGCCCTGTGTGCTTGCAATCATGCAGGACTAGTGGAAGATGGTGTTAGGCTGTTTGATTCAATGAGGGATTGTGGGCTGGTACCTAATGTGAAGCATTATGGGAGTGTAGTTGATTTGTTAGGTCGGGCCGGGAGGCTAAAAGAGGCATATGAGATTATAAACTCTATGCCTATGTTCCCTGATGTGGTGCTTTGGCAGAGTTTGCTTGGGGCTTGCAAGACTTATGGGAATGTGGAAATGGCGGAATTGGCATCAAGGAAACTTGTAGAGATGGGGTCTAATCATTGTGGAGATTTCGTGCTGTTATCAAATGTTTATGCATCTTATGAGAGATGGGATGATGTAGGGAGGGTGAGGGAAGCCATGAGGAAAAGGGATGTGAAGAAGATCCCGGGATTTAGCTACATTGAAGTGGACGGCGTTATACACAAGTTTATAAATGGAGATCAAAACCATGTGGAATGGCGGCAGATTTATGCAAAGCTAGATGAGATTAAGTTCAAGATGAAAGCCTATGGATACGTGGCCAAGACAAGTATCGTGTTGCATGATATAGGAGAAGAGGACAAAGAAAATGTTTTGTACTATCACAGCGAGAAGTTAGCTGTGGCATTCGGTTTGATTAGCACAAGTGAGGGTACCCCAATTCAAGTGATCAAGAACCTTAGGATTTGTGGGGATTGTCATGTTGTAATCAAACTGATATCGAAGATTTATAACCGGGAAATTGTTGTGAGGGATCGAGCTCGATTTCACAGATTTAAACAAGGTTTTTGTTCTTGCGGAGATTATTGGTGATACAATTATTCTTTTTGAAGAGGTGTAGGTACAATTTTTcccttttgaaaacaaaatttgaacCTTCATTgagaggggaaaaaataaaataaaaatgattttaaaaaaaaggaaccgAAGGATTTTTTCTTCTATCATTGGATTAACTATCTGTAACCTTGAAGATATCTTACTTGATCAACTCGTTTCTATTAaaggagtatatatatattcaatcacCTAAAAAAGAAGCGGAAGTTGTAGCGTGCATGTGATCCTAAAGTTCATAAAGGGAACACGATGCCAATGGGATAAGAGAAGTATGAGTGAGTTATAAAAATTCTCTGCTCAGGTAAATCACAAACAAAGGTCTTCCTATTTAAGTTTAAAAAACTATGTCAGAATGAGATGAATTTgattaattcaaatatcaatatGCACAGAAATTATAAAGGCTCCGAACttaaggaataaataaataaaacaaaataaaacctttaaATGAGGAGAAAAAAAGGATAATTATGGAAACTGATGTAGTTTTTTGAAAatctttcataaatatatatatatatatatatatatatatatatattttggttttatctaAAAACTTatgttttcattttc includes:
- the LOC107410324 gene encoding pentatricopeptide repeat-containing protein At1g34160, with the translated sequence MAASFDSLLLKCSCLSHIKQLQAHLLITGQFQFCPSRTTKLLDLCAVSSAGDLSYAASIFRRLLTPSTNDWNAMVRGLAQSPEPTKAISWFKSMCGGPQKVDALSCSFALKACARALARTEAKQIHSRITRSGFGPDVLLQTTLLDVYAKVGDLDCAEKVFDEMGRRDIAAWNALIAGLAQGSRPTEAIALFKRMKEEEGLRPNEVTVLGALSACSQLGALKEGEKIHSYITDEHLDMNTIVCNAVIDMYGKCGFVDKAHSVFDNMKCRKCLVTWNTMIVVFAMHGEASKALELFDQMTKAGVNPDAVSYLGALCACNHAGLVEDGVRLFDSMRDCGLVPNVKHYGSVVDLLGRAGRLKEAYEIINSMPMFPDVVLWQSLLGACKTYGNVEMAELASRKLVEMGSNHCGDFVLLSNVYASYERWDDVGRVREAMRKRDVKKIPGFSYIEVDGVIHKFINGDQNHVEWRQIYAKLDEIKFKMKAYGYVAKTSIVLHDIGEEDKENVLYYHSEKLAVAFGLISTSEGTPIQVIKNLRICGDCHVVIKLISKIYNREIVVRDRARFHRFKQGFCSCGDYW